In a genomic window of Silurus meridionalis isolate SWU-2019-XX chromosome 27, ASM1480568v1, whole genome shotgun sequence:
- the gas1a gene encoding growth arrest-specific protein 1a, whose translation MARIARSARVPGSSPWPLACALLFLGTCVCAGPSSGRARGRLVCWQAIMNCQTEPECHYAYGQYVRACEPVLNGRRRSCPSHCIASLVQLNQTKSGPALEDCSCADDHVCRDTKRAIEPCLPRTSSMGCTEARRQCERDGPCRTAMSDYLQHCGKLFSGATCTSACRGVIAHMRRLPKAQLLDTCVCDGAERTICEYVKVSMHTLCFGRPPVVDDEGSGGYIDEYDDDEDDGEDGPEDSPMSSGTRLRYLRALVVLASVLALLRF comes from the coding sequence ATGGCGAGGATCGCGCGGTCAGCCCGGGTGCCCGGCTCGTCCCCGTGGCCGCTCGCCTGCGCGCTCCTGTTTCTCGGCACTTGCGTGTGCGCGGGCCCGTCGTCCGGTCGCGCGCGAGGCCGTCTCGTGTGCTGGCAGGCGATCATGAACTGTCAGACAGAGCCCGAGTGCCACTACGCGTACGGCCAGTACGTGCGCGCGTGCGAGCCGGTGCTGAACGGCCGGCGCCGCTCGTGCCCGAGCCACTGCATCGCGTCGCTTGTGCAACTTAACCAGACTAAAAGCGGCCCCGCGCTGGAGGACTGCAGCTGCGCGGACGACCATGTGTGCCGCGATACCAAGCGCGCCATCGAGCCGTGCCTGCCCCGGACCAGCAGCATGGGCTGCACGGAGGCGCGGCGGCAGTGTGAACGCGACGGACCGTGCCGCACCGCCATGAGTGACTACCTGCAGCACTGCGGTAAGCTGTTTAGCGGCGCCACGTGCACGAGCGCGTGCCGCGGCGTCATCGCGCATATGCGCCGTCTGCCCAAGGCGCAGCTGCTCGACACGTGCGTGTGCGACGGCGCCGAGCGCACCATTTGCGAATACGTCAAAGTGAGCATGCACACGCTGTGCTTCGGCAGGCCGCCTGTGGTCGATGATGAAGGATCCGGCGGCTATATCGACGAGTACGacgatgatgaggatgatggagaGGACGGGCCGGAAGACAGCCCTATGAGCTCGGGGACGCGCTTGCGGTACTTACGCGCTCTTGTCGTGCTTGCATCCGTCTTGGCATTGTTACGGTTTTGA